In Deltaproteobacteria bacterium, the following proteins share a genomic window:
- a CDS encoding nitroreductase family protein, which yields MKKYDPKVTPWQVAEQDFPKDGALEEKFKFLLRYAILAPSGHNTQPWKFKLLPDGVFIYADYTRRLPVVDPDDRELVISIGAAIMNLRVAAAHFGYACDVQYQPKANTPELLASARLSKSSQTDPELKKLFPAIVQRRTNRIEYEVRSLAEGELERLQKLTTGQKAAIRIITDKTIQTSIAELVSQGDRIQLSDPAFRQELASWVRSNWTRRGDGIAAYGFGIPGIISWMGPWFMRTFNLGKPQAKKDYQFAKEAIALIIVHGEDTKESLLEVGEMFERFVLTATSMGLQYAFLNQPVEVRDQRARLQAILGLADWPQLLFRIGYAEPQRRAMPRRPLDAVLIEG from the coding sequence ATGAAGAAATATGATCCCAAGGTTACACCCTGGCAGGTGGCAGAGCAGGATTTCCCAAAGGATGGTGCCTTAGAGGAGAAGTTCAAATTCTTGCTCAGGTATGCGATCCTCGCCCCTTCGGGACACAATACCCAGCCCTGGAAATTTAAGCTTTTGCCTGATGGTGTGTTCATTTACGCGGATTACACCAGACGTCTCCCTGTTGTGGACCCTGACGACCGCGAACTGGTCATCAGTATCGGTGCAGCGATTATGAATCTACGGGTCGCTGCAGCGCATTTCGGCTATGCCTGTGATGTGCAGTATCAGCCGAAAGCGAATACACCAGAATTGTTGGCGTCTGCCAGGTTATCCAAAAGTAGTCAAACTGACCCTGAGCTGAAAAAGCTTTTTCCTGCTATCGTTCAACGACGGACCAACCGCATTGAGTACGAAGTGCGATCTTTAGCCGAAGGCGAACTGGAAAGACTTCAGAAGCTCACTACCGGTCAAAAAGCTGCCATTCGTATCATTACAGACAAAACGATACAAACCAGCATTGCGGAACTGGTCTCCCAAGGCGATCGCATTCAGTTGTCTGATCCAGCATTTCGCCAGGAATTGGCGTCTTGGGTTCGTTCCAATTGGACACGGCGAGGTGATGGTATTGCAGCGTACGGTTTTGGAATTCCGGGAATCATCTCATGGATGGGACCTTGGTTTATGCGAACTTTCAACCTGGGGAAACCTCAGGCGAAAAAGGACTATCAATTCGCTAAAGAGGCTATCGCGCTTATCATTGTGCATGGCGAGGACACCAAAGAAAGCCTGCTGGAAGTTGGAGAAATGTTCGAGCGCTTTGTCCTGACAGCTACTTCAATGGGTCTGCAGTATGCCTTCTTGAATCAGCCGGTGGAAGTGCGGGATCAGAGGGCAAGACTGCAGGCAATTTTGGGGCTTGCGGATTGGCCTCAACTCTTATTTCGTATCGGTTACGCCGAGCCGCAAAGACGTGCCATGCCACGGCGTCCACTCGATGCCGTTTTGATTGAAGGATAA